One Gemmatimonadota bacterium genomic window carries:
- a CDS encoding alpha-L-glutamate ligase, with protein sequence MIDRVPPQTHVLYENPAWIPPLREALEEEGLSVRLVHVDEGRIDPATPPPEGVWINRISPSAHTRGHVHTVELARQLLYWLESSGRRVINGVNAFELEMSKLRQDLVLRRHGVTTPRTVLAVGREHLLEVATTFDGPFITKHDQGGKGLGIRLFGSADELEASLNHEDPDFGPGERTILQQYVQATEPFITRVEIVGGRFLFAMRSSTAQGFQLCPSEACNPTSTNLEHAPGGGIGGTGLFTPSPITGADPLVQQYIRLCTAEGIEVAGIEFVEDDRGNRYTYDINGTTNYNRTLGDRIGVDGMRVLARYVRWVGQTGGAPRRKQPLIA encoded by the coding sequence ATGATTGACCGCGTTCCGCCCCAGACACACGTTCTCTACGAAAATCCGGCCTGGATACCTCCCCTGCGCGAAGCGCTTGAGGAGGAAGGCCTCTCCGTCCGCCTCGTGCACGTCGACGAAGGACGCATCGATCCGGCCACACCCCCGCCCGAGGGAGTATGGATCAACCGCATCAGCCCGTCGGCGCACACCCGCGGCCACGTCCATACGGTGGAATTGGCCCGCCAACTCCTCTACTGGCTCGAATCCAGCGGTCGCCGGGTGATCAACGGCGTGAACGCATTCGAGCTGGAAATGAGCAAGCTGCGGCAGGACCTCGTTCTTCGGCGTCACGGCGTGACCACACCCCGCACGGTGCTGGCCGTAGGCCGGGAGCACCTGCTCGAAGTCGCCACGACCTTCGACGGACCGTTCATCACCAAGCACGACCAAGGCGGCAAAGGCCTCGGCATCCGATTGTTCGGGAGCGCCGACGAGCTCGAGGCATCCCTGAACCACGAGGACCCCGATTTCGGCCCGGGCGAGAGAACGATCCTACAGCAGTACGTCCAGGCCACCGAGCCGTTCATCACCCGGGTCGAGATCGTGGGCGGCCGCTTTCTCTTCGCCATGCGGAGCTCCACGGCTCAGGGGTTCCAGCTCTGCCCGTCGGAGGCCTGCAACCCGACCTCAACGAATCTCGAGCACGCACCGGGTGGCGGGATCGGAGGAACCGGACTCTTCACCCCCTCCCCCATCACCGGCGCAGATCCGCTGGTGCAGCAGTACATCCGGCTCTGCACCGCCGAGGGCATCGAGGTCGCCGGAATCGAATTCGTCGAGGACGACCGCGGCAACCGCTACACGTACGACATCAACGGCACGACCAACTACAACCGTACACTCGGAGACCGCATAGGCGTAGACGGCATGCGCGTATTGGCCCGGTACGTGCGTTGGGTAGGTCAGACCGGTGGGGCGCCTCGGCGCAAACAACCGCTAATCGCGTAA
- a CDS encoding DUF885 family protein, with the protein MSRIKSTHVLVLATFLASCVPDDSFVVEMPEAPAPGSTHDDLVTFFTAWRDFEEPPFVDGVPDYSGPVMAAQHRALARWMEALAAFDTTGWSVEERIDWHIVRAEMNGLDFDHRVRRPWARDPAYYVSVFAARSDVPAHEGPVVHGFIDLWLYSYPLSEEAAAELADRISRIPTLLSQARANLAGAEAADLWMAGVRSFNAQVRDLNNLSERTAGHAALDQAIAEAREASLAFRDWIEAERPNRTGASGVGRENYTWLMRNVHLVPYSWEEQETIMRRELARSHATLRLEENRNRELPEQTRIASAEEFDRRLDQSVDRYMEFLEREEVQSVAPWMDPALRAVNGSFTPAEPGEIRNFFSEVNYRDPDAFRPHMHHWIELAQMDLEPHESPIRAAPSLFNIYDARSEGLATGVEEWFMHLGLLEGSPRSRELVWIMIAQRAGRALSGLRLHSGDYDMEEAVAHSMKWTPRGWLPDGALVRGEQHLYLRQPGYGTSYLSGKAQIEELVAEYALQQGDAFTVKGFFDAFYGAGVIPTVLARWQLTGEMDPILAEGALGM; encoded by the coding sequence ATGAGCCGAATCAAATCGACCCATGTTCTCGTCCTCGCGACGTTCCTGGCCTCCTGCGTTCCCGACGACTCCTTCGTGGTGGAGATGCCCGAAGCGCCCGCTCCCGGCTCCACTCACGACGATCTGGTCACGTTTTTCACGGCTTGGCGTGATTTCGAGGAGCCGCCGTTCGTTGACGGGGTGCCCGACTACTCCGGGCCGGTCATGGCGGCGCAGCATCGCGCCCTCGCAAGATGGATGGAAGCGCTCGCCGCCTTCGACACCACGGGCTGGAGCGTCGAGGAGCGGATCGACTGGCATATCGTGCGGGCCGAAATGAACGGGCTCGACTTCGACCATCGCGTGCGCCGTCCGTGGGCCCGCGACCCGGCCTACTACGTTTCGGTCTTCGCCGCCCGGAGCGACGTGCCAGCTCACGAAGGCCCGGTGGTGCACGGATTCATCGACCTCTGGCTCTATTCCTACCCGCTCTCGGAGGAGGCCGCCGCCGAGCTCGCCGACCGCATCTCCCGCATTCCCACCCTGCTGTCTCAGGCGCGGGCCAACCTGGCCGGCGCTGAAGCCGCCGACCTGTGGATGGCCGGAGTACGCTCGTTCAACGCACAGGTGCGAGATCTCAACAATCTCTCCGAGAGGACCGCTGGCCACGCGGCGCTTGATCAGGCCATAGCCGAGGCCCGAGAGGCTTCTCTCGCCTTCCGGGACTGGATCGAAGCCGAAAGACCCAACCGGACCGGCGCCTCGGGCGTCGGCAGGGAGAACTACACGTGGCTCATGCGCAACGTCCACCTCGTACCCTACTCCTGGGAGGAACAGGAGACGATCATGCGCCGGGAGCTCGCCCGTTCGCACGCGACGCTGCGCCTCGAGGAGAACCGTAATCGGGAGCTGCCGGAGCAGACGAGGATCGCTTCGGCGGAGGAGTTCGACCGACGGCTCGACCAGTCGGTTGACAGGTACATGGAATTCCTGGAACGGGAAGAGGTGCAGAGCGTCGCCCCGTGGATGGACCCAGCGCTCAGGGCGGTGAACGGCAGCTTCACTCCGGCCGAGCCGGGCGAGATCCGCAACTTCTTCTCCGAGGTCAACTACCGCGATCCGGACGCCTTCCGACCGCACATGCACCACTGGATCGAGCTCGCCCAAATGGATCTGGAGCCGCACGAGAGTCCGATCCGGGCCGCTCCGTCGCTCTTCAACATCTACGACGCCCGCTCGGAGGGGCTCGCCACCGGCGTCGAGGAATGGTTCATGCACCTCGGCCTGCTCGAGGGTTCGCCTCGTTCACGGGAGCTGGTCTGGATCATGATCGCTCAGCGAGCCGGACGCGCCCTCAGCGGACTTCGGCTGCACTCGGGCGACTACGACATGGAGGAGGCCGTGGCGCACTCGATGAAGTGGACCCCGAGAGGATGGTTGCCCGACGGAGCGCTCGTGCGCGGCGAGCAACACCTCTATCTCCGCCAGCCGGGCTACGGCACCAGCTATCTGAGCGGAAAGGCTCAGATCGAGGAGCTCGTGGCCGAGTACGCGCTCCAGCAGGGCGACGCCTTCACGGTGAAAGGCTTCTTCGACGCCTTCTACGGAGCGGGCGTCATACCCACCGTCCTAGCGCGCTGGCAACTGACCGGCGAGATGGATCCGATCCTCGCGGAGGGAGCCCTCGGGATGTAG
- a CDS encoding aminotransferase class III-fold pyridoxal phosphate-dependent enzyme, with the protein MRETSGSRLTTGLPDETVTRFERADPSLRKAARQAREEFRRVAEEFPGLIELDESEQIDRLQQGLLQFYSEDKANPYAALAASGPWVVTLKGAVVYDCGGYGILGLGHNPPAVMAAIRQPQVMANIMTPNTSHLRAVEALTAEIGQRREQGCPFPRFVFLNSGSEAVAFAARVADTNAREVTDPGGPRPGARIRKISLTGAFHGRTDRPARFSHSTASTYEANLASFRDRDDLVTVPVNDVQALGDAFEAADRRGDFLEALFMEPVMGEGNPGMAVRPEFYALARELTSAHGSLLLVDSIQAGLRTAGYLSVVDYPGFETLDPPDMEAYSKALNAGQYPMSAVALTERAAGIFRRGTYGNTMTANPRALDAASAVLGEMTPELRSNIVAGGRKFVRALEVLAEELDGAIVGVQGTGLLVSCQLARRLSAAGSGSVEDAMRKVGVGVVHGGRNSVRFTPRFGITAAELELVVECLRECVASQWRAVRQRRKLGEPVVGGAAA; encoded by the coding sequence ATGCGGGAAACCTCCGGGAGTCGGCTTACGACGGGGCTGCCGGACGAGACCGTGACACGTTTCGAGCGCGCGGATCCGTCGCTTCGGAAGGCGGCCCGTCAGGCGCGTGAAGAGTTCCGTCGGGTGGCCGAGGAGTTTCCCGGTCTCATCGAGCTGGACGAATCGGAGCAGATCGACCGTCTCCAGCAGGGACTGCTCCAGTTCTACAGCGAAGACAAGGCCAACCCCTATGCGGCTCTCGCGGCGTCAGGGCCGTGGGTCGTCACGCTGAAAGGCGCCGTCGTCTACGATTGCGGCGGCTACGGCATTCTCGGCCTCGGCCACAATCCACCTGCCGTCATGGCGGCGATCAGGCAGCCGCAGGTCATGGCGAACATCATGACCCCGAACACCTCCCACCTGCGGGCGGTCGAGGCGCTGACGGCCGAGATCGGACAGCGGCGCGAGCAGGGATGTCCTTTTCCACGCTTCGTCTTCCTCAATTCGGGATCGGAAGCGGTGGCGTTCGCGGCCCGTGTGGCCGACACCAACGCAAGGGAAGTCACCGATCCCGGTGGGCCCCGGCCCGGCGCCCGCATCAGGAAGATCTCCCTGACCGGCGCCTTCCACGGACGCACCGACCGACCGGCGCGCTTCTCGCACTCCACCGCTTCGACTTACGAAGCCAACCTCGCCTCCTTCCGGGACCGCGACGACCTCGTCACCGTGCCCGTGAACGACGTTCAGGCGCTGGGAGACGCGTTCGAGGCCGCGGACCGCCGCGGCGACTTCCTGGAGGCGCTCTTCATGGAGCCGGTGATGGGTGAAGGGAATCCGGGCATGGCGGTTCGCCCCGAGTTCTACGCTCTCGCCAGAGAGCTTACCAGTGCGCACGGCTCTCTCCTCCTCGTGGACTCGATACAGGCGGGCCTGCGTACCGCCGGCTACCTTTCGGTGGTGGACTACCCCGGCTTCGAGACCCTCGACCCACCGGACATGGAGGCCTACTCCAAGGCCCTGAACGCCGGCCAGTATCCCATGTCCGCCGTGGCTCTCACTGAGCGGGCGGCCGGCATCTTCAGGCGCGGTACCTACGGCAACACCATGACCGCCAACCCGCGCGCCCTCGACGCGGCGAGCGCGGTGCTCGGGGAGATGACCCCGGAGCTCCGAAGCAACATCGTCGCCGGCGGGCGGAAGTTCGTGCGCGCGCTCGAGGTCTTGGCCGAGGAGCTCGATGGCGCCATCGTCGGGGTGCAGGGCACCGGGCTGCTCGTCTCGTGCCAGCTCGCCCGCAGGCTCTCCGCCGCCGGGTCCGGAAGCGTGGAGGATGCGATGCGAAAGGTGGGCGTGGGGGTCGTCCACGGCGGCAGAAACTCGGTCCGATTCACACCGCGTTTCGGGATTACCGCAGCCGAGCTCGAACTGGTGGTCGAGTGTCTGCGCGAGTGCGTCGCGAGCCAATGGAGGGCGGTTCGTCAGCGACGAAAGTTAGGCGAGCCGGTGGTCGGCGGGGCTGCGGCGTAG